Genomic DNA from Sphingomonas lacunae:
GATTTCAAGGGACCGCATGGCAGCCCGATTTATTCCGCTGCCGCCGGAACGATCAGCTTCGCCGGGCGCAAGGCTGGCTATGGCAATGTCGTCGAGGTCGATCATGGTCATGGCATCATCACCCGCTATGCCCACCTTTCGGGCTTTGCCGCCCGCGCAGGCCAGCGCGTTGCGCCGGGACAGTTGATCGCACGCATGGGTTCGACCGGCCGATCGACCGGCACCCACCTTCATTTTGAGGTTCGCGTCAACGGCACCGCCGTCAATCCGCGCCGTTTTCTGGAGTCAAACAGCGATGTTCTCGAGGTCCAAGCCGACGCAGGCGAGCGAGTCCGCACCCGTGCAGGTGCCCGCTAGGATGGCTACCGGCGCACGCAACGTGACCTTTTCGGTGCTTGGCAGTGATGTCGTGATCACAGGCAATGTCTCGGCGACAGTCGATCTGCATCTCGACGGCCGCATCGAAGGCGACCTTGCCTGCGCCAACCTCGTGCAGGGCGCCGACAGCCTGATCAAGGGCGCGATTGTAGCCGAGTCCGCCAAGCTGGCCGGCACCGTCG
This window encodes:
- a CDS encoding bactofilin family protein, giving the protein MATGARNVTFSVLGSDVVITGNVSATVDLHLDGRIEGDLACANLVQGADSLIKGAIVAESAKLAGTVDGSITARDLTIQSTARINGDVTYENLVIEPGGQVDGRFTHRRGAGAAAAAGPAMLELGSTDQG